One Streptomyces sp. ML-6 genomic region harbors:
- the yaaA gene encoding peroxide stress protein YaaA yields the protein MLVLLPPSEGKAASGRGASLKPESLSLPGLAAARAAVLDELVELCAADEEKAREVLGLSEGLRGEVAKNVELRTAGTRPAGEIYTGVLYDALDLASLDPAARRRAGGSLLVFSGLWGAVRVGDRIPSYRCSMGVKLPGLGALGAYWRGPMAQVMPEAAGDGLVLDLRSSAYTAAWKPKGEVAERTASVRVLHAQLVDGVEKRSVVSHFNKATKGRIVRDLLIAGARPKGPAELVEVLRDLGYVVEAEAPARAGRAWSIDVVVTEIH from the coding sequence GTGCTCGTGCTGTTGCCGCCCTCCGAGGGAAAGGCCGCCTCGGGGCGTGGTGCGTCCCTGAAGCCGGAGTCGCTGTCGTTGCCGGGCCTGGCGGCGGCGCGGGCCGCGGTCCTCGACGAACTGGTCGAGCTGTGCGCGGCGGACGAGGAGAAGGCCCGCGAGGTGCTCGGGCTGAGCGAGGGGCTGCGCGGCGAGGTCGCGAAGAACGTGGAGCTGCGCACGGCCGGGACGCGTCCGGCCGGGGAGATCTACACGGGGGTGCTGTACGACGCGCTGGACCTGGCCTCCCTGGACCCGGCGGCCAGGCGGCGGGCGGGCGGCTCGCTGCTGGTGTTCTCCGGGCTGTGGGGCGCGGTGCGGGTGGGCGACCGGATTCCCTCGTACCGCTGCTCGATGGGGGTGAAGCTGCCGGGGCTGGGCGCGCTCGGGGCGTACTGGCGCGGCCCGATGGCGCAGGTGATGCCGGAGGCGGCCGGGGACGGGCTCGTCCTGGACCTGCGGTCCTCCGCCTACACCGCGGCCTGGAAACCGAAGGGCGAGGTGGCGGAGCGCACCGCGAGCGTGCGGGTGCTGCACGCGCAGCTGGTGGACGGGGTGGAGAAGCGGTCGGTGGTCAGCCACTTCAACAAGGCGACGAAGGGGCGGATCGTCCGCGACCTGCTGATCGCGGGCGCGCGGCCGAAGGGGCCCGCCGAGCTGGTGGAGGTGCTGCGCGACCTGGGGTACGTCGTGGAGGCCGAGGCGCCCGCGCGGGCCGGGCGGGCATGGTCGATCGATGTGGTGGTGACGGAGATCCACTGA
- a CDS encoding Nif3-like dinuclear metal center hexameric protein, whose protein sequence is MPRLSDVLAELDALWPPGRAESWDAVGTVCGDPGAEVDRVLFAVDPVQEIADEAIRLGAQLIVTHHPLYLRGTTTVAADTFKGRVVHTLIKRDIALHVAHTNADTADPGVSDALAGALDLRVEGPLVPDPSDPKGRRGLGRICVLDHPETLAEFAARAAARLPATAQGIRLAGDPAATVRTVAVSGGSGDSLFDAVRAAGVDAFLTADLRHHPASEAVQHSPLGLIDAAHWATEWPWCEQAAAQLDAISDRHGWGLRVHVSKQVTDPWTTTTHHSSGAPN, encoded by the coding sequence GTGCCCCGTCTGTCTGATGTCCTCGCCGAACTCGACGCCCTCTGGCCGCCCGGGAGGGCCGAGAGCTGGGACGCGGTCGGCACCGTGTGCGGAGACCCCGGTGCCGAGGTCGACCGGGTGCTGTTCGCCGTCGACCCCGTCCAGGAGATCGCCGACGAGGCGATCCGGCTCGGCGCCCAGCTGATCGTCACCCACCACCCGCTCTACCTGCGGGGTACGACGACGGTCGCGGCCGACACCTTCAAGGGCCGGGTCGTGCACACCCTCATCAAGCGCGACATCGCGCTGCACGTCGCCCACACCAACGCCGACACCGCCGACCCGGGCGTCTCCGACGCGCTGGCCGGGGCGCTCGACCTCCGCGTCGAGGGCCCGCTCGTGCCGGACCCGTCCGACCCGAAGGGCCGTCGCGGACTCGGCCGGATCTGCGTGCTCGACCACCCCGAGACCCTGGCCGAGTTCGCCGCCCGCGCCGCCGCCCGGCTGCCCGCCACCGCGCAGGGCATCCGGCTCGCGGGCGACCCGGCGGCGACGGTGCGCACCGTCGCGGTCAGCGGCGGCTCCGGCGACAGCCTCTTCGACGCGGTGCGTGCCGCGGGCGTCGACGCCTTCCTCACCGCCGACCTGCGCCACCACCCGGCCTCCGAGGCCGTCCAGCACTCCCCGCTCGGTCTGATCGACGCCGCCCACTGGGCCACCGAATGGCCCTGGTGCGAGCAGGCCGCAGCGCAGCTCGACGCGATTTCCGACCGCCACGGATGGGGCCTGCGGGTCCACGTCTCGAAGCAGGTCACCGACCCCTGGACCACCACCACCCACCACTCTTCTGGAGCCCCCAACTGA
- a CDS encoding C4-type zinc ribbon domain-containing protein: protein MNAAPADQIRLLDVQALDVRLSQLAHRRKSLPEHAEIESLTSDLAQLRDLLVASQTEESDTAREQTKAEQDVDQVRQRAARDQQRLDSGAITSPKDLESLQREIASLAKRQADLEDVVLEVMERRESAQERVTELSDRVSAVQAKVDDATARRDAATRELDAEVATVTKEREVVAASVPADLLKLYDKLREQQGGVGAARLYQRRCEGCRLELNITEINEVKAAAPDTVLRCENCRRILVRTAESGL, encoded by the coding sequence CTGAACGCCGCGCCCGCCGACCAGATCCGACTCCTCGACGTCCAGGCCCTCGACGTACGCCTGTCGCAGCTCGCGCACCGGCGCAAGTCGCTGCCCGAGCACGCCGAGATCGAGTCGCTCACCAGCGACCTCGCGCAGCTGCGCGACCTGCTGGTCGCCTCGCAGACCGAGGAGAGCGACACCGCCCGCGAGCAGACCAAGGCGGAGCAGGACGTCGACCAGGTGCGCCAGCGCGCCGCCCGCGACCAGCAGCGCCTCGACTCCGGCGCGATCACCTCGCCGAAGGACCTGGAGAGCCTCCAGCGCGAGATCGCCTCGCTGGCCAAGCGCCAGGCCGACCTGGAGGACGTCGTCCTCGAAGTGATGGAGCGCCGCGAGTCCGCCCAGGAGCGCGTCACCGAACTGTCCGACCGGGTCTCCGCCGTCCAGGCCAAGGTCGACGACGCGACCGCCCGCCGCGACGCCGCGACCAGGGAGCTCGACGCCGAGGTCGCGACGGTCACCAAGGAGCGCGAGGTCGTCGCCGCTTCCGTCCCCGCGGACCTGCTGAAGCTGTACGACAAGCTCCGTGAGCAGCAGGGCGGCGTCGGTGCGGCCCGCCTCTACCAGCGCCGCTGCGAGGGCTGCCGCCTCGAACTGAACATCACCGAGATCAACGAGGTGAAGGCGGCGGCCCCGGACACCGTGCTGCGCTGCGAGAACTGCCGCCGCATCCTGGTCCGCACGGCGGAGTCGGGCCTGTAA
- the eda gene encoding bifunctional 4-hydroxy-2-oxoglutarate aldolase/2-dehydro-3-deoxy-phosphogluconate aldolase, translated as MTSSASSAAPAASVLDLAPVVPVVVLEDAADAVPLARALVAGGLPAIEVTLRTPAALAAIEAIAAEVPDAVVGAGTVISVRNVADTVAAGARFLVSPGWTERLLDAMKASGVPFLPGVSTTSEVVALLERGVTEMKFFPAEAAGGTAYLKSLASPLPQARFCPTGGISPASAPSYLALPNVGCVGGSWMVPADAVAAKDWARVERLAGEAAALRG; from the coding sequence ATGACCTCCTCTGCCTCCTCCGCCGCCCCTGCCGCCTCCGTGCTGGATCTGGCCCCCGTCGTTCCCGTGGTCGTCCTGGAGGACGCCGCCGACGCGGTGCCGCTCGCCCGTGCCCTGGTCGCGGGCGGGCTCCCGGCCATCGAGGTGACGTTGCGGACCCCGGCGGCCCTGGCGGCGATCGAGGCGATCGCGGCCGAGGTGCCGGACGCGGTGGTCGGCGCCGGCACGGTGATCTCCGTGCGGAACGTCGCCGACACGGTGGCCGCGGGGGCGCGGTTCCTGGTCAGCCCCGGCTGGACGGAGCGGCTGCTGGACGCGATGAAGGCGTCGGGGGTGCCGTTCCTGCCGGGCGTCTCGACGACGTCCGAGGTGGTCGCGCTGCTGGAGCGCGGGGTCACCGAGATGAAGTTCTTCCCGGCCGAGGCGGCGGGCGGCACGGCGTATCTGAAGTCGCTCGCCTCGCCGCTGCCGCAGGCCCGGTTCTGCCCGACGGGCGGCATCTCGCCCGCCTCCGCGCCGTCGTACCTTGCGCTGCCCAACGTCGGCTGCGTGGGCGGCAGTTGGATGGTCCCGGCGGACGCGGTGGCGGCGAAGGACTGGGCACGGGTGGAGCGGCTGGCGGGCGAGGCGGCGGCCCTGCGCGGCTGA
- a CDS encoding bifunctional RNase H/acid phosphatase: MTQPRQFVVEADGGSRGNPGPAGYGAVVIDPVTGETLAEAAEYIGVATNNVAEYKGLIAGLRAAKALVPDASADGALQVRVRMDSKLVVEQMSGRWKIKHPDMKPLAAEAARILPPSAVTYEWIPRERNKHADRLANEAMDAGRRGKQWEPSASTAALDARGSASATDLPPVSGPPGDAAAGAAKARAALAGRTGAGGTDRAVPASAAGTAQAGTAGSAAQAAPVPTDTADGATGTAPAGTAPTAAATAAPQVGWAAAPDLGAPATFVLLRHGETALTPEKRFSGSGGSDPGLSAVGRRQAELIAEALAARGTIEEIVSSPLRRCRETAGTVAARLGLEVRIEDGLRETDFGAWEGLTFAEVRERHGADLDAWLGSAKAAPTGGGESFAEVARRVAATRDRLTTRYAGRTVLLVTHVTPIKTLVRLALGAPPEALFRMELSAASVSAVAYYADGNTSVRLLNDTSHLR; encoded by the coding sequence ATGACCCAGCCGCGCCAGTTCGTCGTCGAGGCCGACGGGGGTTCCCGGGGCAACCCGGGGCCCGCCGGTTACGGAGCGGTGGTCATCGATCCGGTGACGGGGGAGACCCTCGCCGAGGCCGCCGAGTACATCGGCGTCGCGACGAACAACGTCGCCGAGTACAAGGGCCTCATCGCGGGCCTGAGGGCGGCGAAGGCGCTGGTGCCGGACGCCTCGGCGGACGGCGCGCTCCAGGTACGGGTCCGGATGGACTCCAAGCTGGTCGTGGAACAGATGTCGGGCCGCTGGAAGATCAAGCACCCCGACATGAAGCCGCTGGCGGCGGAGGCCGCCAGGATCCTGCCGCCCTCCGCCGTCACGTACGAGTGGATCCCGCGCGAGAGGAACAAGCACGCGGACCGGCTCGCCAACGAGGCGATGGACGCGGGCAGGCGCGGCAAGCAGTGGGAGCCGTCGGCCTCGACGGCCGCCCTCGACGCCCGGGGGTCCGCGTCGGCGACGGACCTGCCGCCGGTCTCCGGCCCGCCCGGCGACGCGGCGGCGGGCGCCGCAAAGGCCCGCGCCGCCCTCGCCGGCCGCACGGGCGCGGGCGGTACGGACCGGGCCGTACCGGCGAGCGCGGCGGGTACGGCACAGGCGGGTACGGCGGGTTCAGCAGCACAGGCCGCTCCGGTTCCGACGGACACGGCAGACGGGGCGACGGGCACTGCTCCGGCGGGCACGGCTCCGACGGCAGCCGCCACCGCCGCGCCCCAGGTGGGCTGGGCGGCGGCGCCCGATCTCGGTGCGCCCGCCACCTTCGTGCTGCTCCGGCACGGCGAGACGGCGCTCACCCCCGAGAAGCGGTTCTCGGGCAGCGGCGGCAGCGATCCCGGACTCTCGGCGGTCGGCCGTCGGCAGGCCGAGCTCATCGCGGAGGCACTGGCCGCCCGCGGCACGATCGAGGAGATCGTCAGCTCCCCGCTGCGCCGCTGCCGCGAGACGGCGGGCACGGTCGCGGCCCGGCTCGGCCTGGAGGTCCGGATCGAGGACGGCCTGCGCGAGACGGACTTCGGCGCCTGGGAGGGGTTGACCTTCGCCGAGGTGCGCGAGCGCCACGGCGCCGACCTGGACGCCTGGCTCGGCTCAGCGAAGGCGGCCCCCACCGGCGGCGGGGAGAGCTTCGCCGAGGTGGCCCGCCGCGTCGCGGCGACCAGGGACCGCCTCACCACCCGCTACGCAGGCCGCACGGTCCTCCTGGTCACGCACGTGACGCCGATCAAGACCCTGGTCCGGCTGGCGCTCGGCGCCCCGCCGGAGGCCCTGTTCCGCATGGAGCTCTCGGCGGCCTCGGTCTCCGCGGTCGCGTACTACGCGGACGGGAACACGTCGGTCCGGCTGCTGAACGACACCTCGCACCTGAGATGA